A region from the Triticum urartu cultivar G1812 chromosome 1, Tu2.1, whole genome shotgun sequence genome encodes:
- the LOC125527770 gene encoding uncharacterized protein LOC125527770: MNTDSSAKYPINYVLKKSFFVNNTESTPVPRAPKSGEDTTTNDNTLATHKPMSISIKENENRINAKRRIDFTESDADKSNSSKEPEESTTKKNKHEYVVFLTPFIQI, from the exons ATGAACACTGATTCGTCTGCCAAGTACCCTATAAATTATGTCCTGAAAAAAAGTTTCTTTGTCAACAATACTGAATCAACACCTGTTCCACGTGCTCCAAAG TCAGGCGAGGATACAACCACCAATGACAATACTCTTGCAACTCATAAGCCAATGTCTATCAGCATAAAGGAAAACGAAAATAG GATCAATGCAAAAAGAAGAATTGATTTTACTGAGAGTGATGCCGACAAATCTAACAG CTCAAAGGAACCGGAAGAAAGTACTACGAAAAAGAACAAGCATGAGTATGTTGTGTTTCTCACACCCTTTATACAAATTTAG